ATCACCGGCCAGGTGCCCACTAATATGATCGGTAATGATGCTTTTCAAGAGGTTGATTCAGTAGGCATTACCCGTCCCTGTGTGAAACATAATTTTTTGGTTAAAGATGTTAAGGATCTGGCGGAGACCATAAAAAAAGCTTTCCATATCGCTTTGACGGGTCGCCCTGGGCCGGTGTTGATCGACCTTCCCAAAGATGTCACAGCAGATAAATGCGAGTACGCTTATCCTGAGAGTGTGGATATCCGCTCTTACCATCCCGTTACTAAAGGGCACCCACGGCAGATTAAACATGCTGTCGAGATGATGCTGGAGGCGAAGCGCCCGGTTCTTTATACCGGTGGTGGTGTGGTGCTGGATGATGCCTCTCAATATCTGGTTGAGTTGGCGCAAAAGCTGAACTTCCCGGTGACCAATACTTTGATGGGGCTGGGAGCTTATCCTGCTACAGAGCGTCAATTTCTGGGTATGCTGGGTATGCACGGCACTTATGAGGCGAATATGTCGATGCACCATACGGATGTATTGATCGCAATTGGTGCACGTTTTGATGACCGGGTAACCGGTAATATTGAAAAGTTTTGCCCCGATGCGCGCATTATTCATGTGGACGTTGATCCGGCCTCTATCTCAAAAAATGTCACGGTTGATGTGCCTATTGTAGGTACGGTCGGCAGTGTATTGAAAGATATGTTGGTGCTGTTGGCCGAGGTTGAGCAGCCTGCCGAGCAGAAAGAGGCGCTGGCTGAGTGGTGGAAGCAAATTGATGAGTGGCGAGCAATGGATTGCCTTAAGTTTACTCAGGGCGACGAGATCATTAAGCCACAATATGTGGTGCAGAAGCTGTGGGAGATTACCCAGGGTGATGCCTTTGTAACCTCTGATGTGGGGCAACACCAGATGTTTGCTGCACAGTACTACAAATTTGATAAGCCACGCCGCTGGATTAATTCGGGCGGCCTTGGCACTATGGGCTTTGGTTTGCCTGCGGCGATGGGCGTGCAGTTAGCGCACCCGGGTGAAACGGTTGCCTGTATCACCGGGGAGGGGAGTATTCAGATGAATATTCAGGAACTCTCCACCTGTTTACAATATTCACTGCCGATTAAAATTATAAGCCTTAATAATCGTTACTTGGGTATGGTGCGTCAGTGGCAGGAGTTTTTCTACCAGAGCCGCTACTCCATGTCTTATATGGATGCTCTGCCTGATTTTTCTGCTTTGGCTGAAAGCTACGGCCATGTGGGGATGCGTATTGAAAAGCCCGGCGATGTTGAGGGTGCCTTGATCGAAGCGATGAAGCTGAAAGATCGCCTAGTGTTTATGGACTTTGTAACGGATCAAACAGAAAATGTTTACCCGATGATTCCAGCGGGTGCCGGTCTTAATGAAATGATTTTGGTATAATTATGCGACATATCATATCGATTCTCCTTGAAAATGAAGC
Above is a window of Gammaproteobacteria bacterium DNA encoding:
- a CDS encoding acetolactate synthase 3 large subunit produces the protein MELSGADILCRSLADEGVKYLFGYPGGAVLHIYDAIYRQDKVEHILVRHEQAATHAADGYARSTGKPGVVLVTSGPGATNAVTGIATAYMDSIPMVVITGQVPTNMIGNDAFQEVDSVGITRPCVKHNFLVKDVKDLAETIKKAFHIALTGRPGPVLIDLPKDVTADKCEYAYPESVDIRSYHPVTKGHPRQIKHAVEMMLEAKRPVLYTGGGVVLDDASQYLVELAQKLNFPVTNTLMGLGAYPATERQFLGMLGMHGTYEANMSMHHTDVLIAIGARFDDRVTGNIEKFCPDARIIHVDVDPASISKNVTVDVPIVGTVGSVLKDMLVLLAEVEQPAEQKEALAEWWKQIDEWRAMDCLKFTQGDEIIKPQYVVQKLWEITQGDAFVTSDVGQHQMFAAQYYKFDKPRRWINSGGLGTMGFGLPAAMGVQLAHPGETVACITGEGSIQMNIQELSTCLQYSLPIKIISLNNRYLGMVRQWQEFFYQSRYSMSYMDALPDFSALAESYGHVGMRIEKPGDVEGALIEAMKLKDRLVFMDFVTDQTENVYPMIPAGAGLNEMILV